From the Teredinibacter turnerae T7901 genome, one window contains:
- the tssH gene encoding type VI secretion system ATPase TssH: MSRTHYNVEIEHWLLKLLEIPNNDFNLILDKFEISRGKLNQELNNELDRIKSGNSRRAALSPAIVDLAKNAWILASVEYNHPIATSAHLIAALLLDENLRRSTNVCSGELSKILPESLRDLVRAVVGSTPESENLYAEDSARTMSNASGEIAAPSKSPALDKFTVNLTDAAKAGKLDAVLGRDDEIRQIIDILIRRRQNNPILTGEAGVGKTAVVEGFALRIASGDVPAPLRGVTIRSLDLGLLQAGASVKGEFENRLKSVIAEVKASPDPIIMFIDEAHTLIGAGGKEGQGDAANLLKPALARGELRTIAATTWAEYKKYFERDPALTRRFQVVKVEEPSEDKAINMMRAISEMLQIHHGVRIMDEAIVDSVKLSSRYITARQLPDKSVSLLDTACARVALSQSATPAAIEDTRRRITLCETNLLSLQREHATLGNCAEHIADLEKEKLSLTALLEIQENQWAAEQEVVTVIHDLQKKIEDDFHAKLQPTGLDSSDEFSSPAPDAAEVETKNTALSIEDAQEIQAQMKEQMSRLSEIQGETPMIQVNVDSQAIAEVVANWTGIPVGKMVSDEIQSVLKLGEILQKRVIGQDHALSAIAENIRTSRAGLTDPRKPIGVFFMVGPSGVGKTETALALADILYGGEHNITTINMSEFKEEHKVSILLGSPPGYVGYGEGGVLTEAVRRKPYSVVLLDEMEKAHPGVQDIFYNLFDKGTIKDGEGRDIDFRNTIIIMTSNAGEEHIRAMCAACEDKPEPDVLLDNFRPQLLNYFKPAFLGRTNIIPYYPLDDEILVKICAINMNRIEKRLKAQYNARFSYDDDLLLHLVARCQDNDTGARNIENIISRSMLPALATQCLARLAESQPIDAVHISVDEDGNFTYQID, translated from the coding sequence ATGTCACGCACCCATTACAATGTGGAGATAGAGCATTGGTTGCTGAAACTACTTGAGATACCCAATAACGATTTTAATCTTATACTCGACAAGTTCGAAATTAGCCGTGGTAAGCTTAATCAGGAGCTCAATAACGAACTCGATCGGATAAAATCAGGCAACTCGCGACGCGCAGCCCTATCACCTGCAATTGTAGACTTGGCTAAAAACGCATGGATACTTGCCTCAGTCGAATACAACCACCCAATCGCTACATCAGCACATCTAATAGCAGCATTGCTTCTAGACGAGAATCTTCGCAGATCAACTAATGTCTGCTCTGGCGAACTAAGTAAAATCCTACCCGAGTCGCTTCGTGATCTGGTGCGTGCGGTAGTTGGCAGTACTCCCGAGTCAGAAAATCTCTACGCGGAAGATTCCGCGCGAACAATGTCAAACGCGAGCGGAGAAATCGCCGCACCGAGTAAATCGCCCGCGTTAGACAAGTTCACCGTTAACCTCACTGATGCAGCGAAAGCGGGTAAGCTCGATGCAGTACTGGGTCGAGATGACGAAATTCGTCAGATTATAGATATTTTGATCCGCCGCCGCCAAAACAATCCCATCCTCACCGGCGAAGCGGGTGTGGGCAAAACGGCAGTTGTAGAGGGATTCGCCCTCCGAATCGCGTCCGGAGACGTACCCGCGCCACTACGAGGTGTCACCATTCGAAGCTTGGACTTGGGGCTGCTGCAAGCTGGCGCAAGTGTCAAAGGCGAATTCGAAAATCGTCTCAAGTCTGTGATCGCTGAAGTTAAAGCTTCACCAGACCCGATTATTATGTTTATCGATGAGGCTCACACGCTCATAGGCGCGGGCGGCAAAGAGGGGCAAGGGGATGCAGCGAACTTGTTAAAACCCGCGCTAGCGCGCGGCGAACTGCGCACCATCGCAGCTACAACCTGGGCGGAGTATAAAAAATATTTTGAGAGAGACCCGGCTTTAACACGGCGCTTTCAGGTGGTAAAAGTGGAGGAGCCGAGTGAAGACAAAGCCATAAACATGATGCGTGCTATATCCGAAATGCTCCAGATACACCACGGAGTACGTATTATGGACGAAGCCATCGTCGACTCGGTTAAACTTTCAAGCCGCTATATTACTGCGAGACAGCTGCCGGACAAATCCGTCAGCCTCCTCGATACAGCCTGCGCGCGCGTGGCACTTAGTCAAAGCGCAACTCCCGCAGCAATAGAAGACACCCGTAGACGCATAACTTTATGCGAAACTAATCTGCTCTCACTGCAGCGTGAACACGCTACGCTAGGGAACTGTGCAGAACATATTGCAGACTTGGAAAAAGAAAAATTGTCCCTCACCGCCCTACTGGAAATTCAGGAAAATCAGTGGGCCGCTGAGCAAGAAGTCGTAACGGTTATTCACGATCTACAGAAAAAAATAGAAGACGACTTTCACGCAAAACTACAGCCCACAGGTCTTGATTCGTCCGATGAATTTTCATCACCTGCGCCAGACGCGGCAGAAGTAGAGACCAAAAATACGGCATTATCCATTGAGGATGCGCAGGAAATCCAAGCGCAAATGAAAGAGCAGATGAGCAGACTTTCAGAAATTCAAGGCGAAACGCCAATGATACAGGTCAACGTGGATAGTCAGGCGATAGCGGAGGTTGTCGCAAACTGGACCGGAATACCCGTTGGTAAAATGGTATCAGACGAAATTCAATCCGTGCTCAAACTGGGTGAAATACTGCAGAAGCGGGTGATTGGTCAGGATCACGCCCTGTCCGCAATCGCCGAAAATATTCGGACCTCACGCGCAGGACTAACAGACCCTCGCAAGCCCATCGGTGTGTTTTTTATGGTGGGACCAAGTGGTGTTGGTAAAACTGAAACAGCTCTCGCACTTGCAGATATTCTCTATGGCGGAGAACATAATATTACAACAATTAACATGTCCGAATTTAAAGAGGAGCATAAAGTTTCCATACTGCTCGGGTCGCCTCCCGGCTACGTCGGCTACGGTGAGGGAGGCGTACTCACCGAAGCCGTTCGCCGCAAGCCTTATAGCGTGGTCTTGCTGGACGAAATGGAAAAGGCGCATCCTGGCGTGCAGGACATATTCTACAATCTATTCGATAAAGGCACGATAAAAGACGGAGAAGGCCGTGATATCGATTTTAGAAATACCATCATTATTATGACCTCCAATGCAGGAGAAGAACACATCAGGGCGATGTGTGCGGCATGTGAGGATAAGCCGGAACCGGACGTTCTGCTCGATAATTTTAGGCCACAGCTGCTAAATTACTTCAAGCCCGCTTTTTTGGGGCGGACAAATATCATCCCCTATTACCCGCTTGACGATGAGATACTTGTAAAAATATGCGCAATCAATATGAATCGCATTGAAAAGCGTTTAAAAGCCCAGTACAACGCACGCTTTTCCTACGATGACGATCTACTGCTTCATCTTGTAGCGCGTTGCCAGGACAACGACACAGGGGCAAGAAATATTGAAAACATCATCTCGAGATCGATGCTACCCGCATTAGCAACGCAGTGCCTTGCACGGTTAGCTGAGAGTCAGCCAATTGATGCCGTACATATATCTGTCGACGAAGATGGAAATTTCACGTACCAAATCGACTGA
- the tssG gene encoding type VI secretion system baseplate subunit TssG has product MPTKSRSKSLSVIRRLLTNTGEFAFAQAVRLLERSAAYRKPDQKVNTQQAGKYSPAYQEVVRFKGNPSLGFPESEIESIEQLSNEQQSHYFKVTTNFLGLTGSMGVLPYHYSELAIQRSKKRDKHLQNFLDLFNHRILSIFYQASIKYRLPLNYELSQLSRTQQKTLEKHDDRITQSVLALIGLGGKHLTDRHSIHDETLIFYAGLLAQQVKTASGLQQILSHYFSIPVSIKEFVGQWQPLIDDVRTRLPSPGMPEGQNACLGKSCMLGNQGWFAQGKIQIHLGPLTSEQHRSFAPGSRTFTALNELCRFYLGMERDFEFVLKVKRSHIRDKIQLGNQNAPIMGWSTWLASTEQGTDQQTSIMDIRISSSC; this is encoded by the coding sequence ATGCCCACCAAGAGCAGGTCAAAAAGTCTTTCTGTAATTCGTCGCCTACTGACGAATACCGGAGAGTTTGCATTCGCACAGGCAGTTCGTTTGCTTGAAAGGTCGGCCGCCTACAGAAAACCAGACCAAAAAGTGAACACTCAGCAAGCGGGTAAGTATTCGCCTGCCTATCAGGAAGTGGTTAGGTTTAAGGGCAATCCCTCGCTCGGATTTCCTGAGTCAGAAATCGAATCCATCGAACAGCTAAGCAATGAGCAGCAGTCACACTATTTCAAAGTAACAACAAATTTTTTGGGCTTAACAGGAAGCATGGGGGTTCTGCCCTATCACTATAGCGAACTGGCAATCCAGCGAAGTAAAAAACGGGACAAACACTTACAAAATTTTCTGGACCTTTTTAACCACCGGATCTTGTCCATTTTTTATCAGGCTTCAATCAAATATAGATTGCCCCTCAACTACGAGCTAAGCCAGCTAAGTCGGACCCAACAAAAAACGCTGGAGAAGCATGACGATAGGATAACCCAATCGGTTCTCGCTTTAATTGGATTGGGCGGAAAACATCTTACTGACCGACACTCGATCCACGACGAAACACTGATCTTTTACGCCGGGCTTTTGGCACAGCAGGTTAAAACTGCCAGTGGGCTACAACAAATACTCTCCCATTATTTTTCCATACCCGTGTCAATCAAAGAGTTTGTCGGTCAATGGCAACCACTAATTGACGATGTACGAACAAGACTGCCATCTCCCGGGATGCCAGAGGGACAAAATGCCTGCCTCGGTAAAAGTTGCATGCTGGGGAACCAAGGTTGGTTCGCACAGGGCAAAATACAGATTCACTTGGGCCCCCTAACCAGTGAACAGCACCGTAGCTTCGCACCCGGCAGCCGAACATTTACAGCACTAAACGAGCTTTGCCGATTTTATCTAGGAATGGAGCGGGATTTCGAATTTGTACTTAAAGTAAAGCGTTCCCACATTAGAGACAAAATCCAGTTAGGAAACCAAAACGCACCGATAATGGGTTGGAGCACTTGGCTCGCCTCCACGGAGCAAGGCACAGATCAACAAACCTCTATCATGGACATCAGAATATCGTCTAGCTGTTAA
- the tssE gene encoding type VI secretion system baseplate subunit TssE — protein MARVEKTKNLRPSILDRLLDDDPRSPREPEVTKHQQLRNLRASVKRDLENLLNTRYRIVSPPENLKQLENSILNYGMPDLATVNVSDIEKRRAFTRELEQLLKTYEPRFKTVHVSYQDNSDTTDRTLRFRIDATLYADPSPEVIVFDSVLEPVSRAVNVEESPHV, from the coding sequence ATGGCCCGTGTAGAAAAAACAAAAAACCTGCGCCCCTCTATCCTGGATCGACTATTGGATGACGACCCGCGCTCGCCCCGGGAACCAGAAGTAACAAAACACCAGCAATTACGTAACCTGCGAGCAAGCGTGAAACGTGACCTTGAAAACCTATTGAACACTCGTTATCGCATTGTGTCGCCACCCGAGAATCTGAAACAATTGGAAAACTCCATTCTCAACTACGGCATGCCCGATCTTGCAACAGTCAATGTGTCAGATATTGAAAAACGGCGCGCTTTTACGCGAGAACTGGAGCAGTTACTTAAAACGTACGAACCGCGTTTTAAGACAGTACACGTTAGCTATCAGGACAATTCAGACACCACGGATCGCACCCTGCGATTTCGCATAGACGCAACTTTGTACGCAGATCCATCCCCGGAAGTCATTGTATTCGATTCAGTTCTTGAACCCGTTTCACGCGCAGTCAACGTAGAAGAATCCCCCCATGTCTGA
- a CDS encoding tetratricopeptide repeat protein yields the protein MNSRTYPIRAKIVIRQLASLILIIGYLFPDASVAQAPDTLNADFDKLTEEIVVTYRDNLAIAPNTSVPGATDLEKTLDESRTSSGALLKFIASYQDNLLDSTNPSLLIKAFQALLDANLGGVANSLLDDAEEISDTYTLAQLHYRIAVYAHRTGQPERALQHLSKIEARNALSEQQSDYATLLFGTLLQNNKKHREAVKYYQSISPESTYFSHAQMNIAVAYIRQGWWTDAQLAINNALSSKAVNNDPELRNRLLLMLGYNRLKNEFYRDSRDAFRKISLESHYSNRAMLGIGLCALNQGDIVGAINAFGYLKQKSENTISVAEAHLLYAYAHEKMGEKALASAQYEAAIAYYNGRLLAASANDKPLDPGIAFEYTEGNRGFVEQQIQTLERLAAEFSTYSPRILALRGRYEVYLHKIKEGAKNDNIKILTSYLSQSQYGQAKLFDNKL from the coding sequence ATGAATTCACGAACCTACCCAATAAGAGCAAAAATTGTAATTCGCCAGCTTGCCTCCCTTATTTTAATAATAGGTTACTTATTTCCTGACGCTTCCGTGGCGCAAGCGCCAGACACATTAAACGCTGATTTCGATAAACTTACAGAAGAAATAGTGGTGACCTACCGCGATAATTTAGCCATCGCACCGAATACCAGCGTACCTGGTGCGACAGATCTTGAGAAGACACTAGATGAAAGCAGAACTTCCAGTGGAGCGCTGTTAAAATTCATAGCTAGCTATCAGGACAACCTGTTAGATAGCACCAATCCGAGCTTATTGATCAAGGCCTTTCAAGCCCTTTTAGACGCTAATTTAGGTGGCGTTGCAAACTCTTTACTCGACGATGCAGAAGAAATTTCCGATACATACACGCTTGCGCAGCTGCATTATCGTATAGCTGTTTATGCGCATCGTACAGGTCAGCCCGAGCGGGCATTGCAACATTTAAGCAAAATAGAAGCACGTAACGCGCTGAGCGAGCAACAAAGTGATTACGCCACACTACTTTTCGGGACGCTTTTGCAAAATAACAAAAAACACCGTGAAGCCGTTAAGTATTATCAGTCGATCTCACCAGAGTCCACATACTTTTCTCACGCTCAGATGAATATTGCGGTCGCCTATATAAGGCAGGGCTGGTGGACAGATGCCCAACTCGCGATCAACAATGCCCTTTCGAGTAAAGCAGTAAATAATGACCCAGAACTGCGCAATCGCCTGCTATTAATGCTGGGTTACAATCGCCTCAAGAACGAGTTCTACCGCGACTCACGAGATGCATTTCGAAAAATAAGCCTCGAAAGCCATTATAGTAATCGTGCCATGCTGGGAATTGGCTTATGCGCTCTGAATCAGGGCGATATTGTAGGTGCTATTAACGCTTTTGGGTACCTCAAGCAAAAAAGCGAAAATACAATTTCAGTCGCCGAAGCACACCTGCTCTATGCTTACGCTCATGAAAAGATGGGCGAGAAAGCTCTCGCGTCCGCACAATATGAGGCTGCGATAGCCTACTACAACGGGCGATTACTCGCAGCGAGCGCCAATGACAAGCCGCTGGACCCTGGGATAGCTTTTGAGTACACAGAAGGGAACCGGGGTTTTGTGGAGCAGCAAATACAGACACTGGAACGGTTGGCAGCTGAGTTCTCGACATATAGCCCACGCATACTCGCCTTACGTGGCCGTTACGAAGTCTACTTACACAAAATTAAAGAAGGCGCAAAAAACGATAATATAAAAATACTGACCAGCTATTTAAGCCAGTCGCAATACGGTCAAGCCAAATTGTTTGATAACAAGCTATGA
- a CDS encoding tetratricopeptide repeat protein, with protein MTKHHPYAVLFISLISLIGMSGCTTNSQNATVGDIDISGSHANQVEVFVKPKSDAEIKEAYYNYVRNAAKADSSRQAAINRIAALELELTNKLLEKSSSSDEALADQVYLQSLEKAANLLSTSLHDFPDAPNNDNTLYQYARTLDQLGRGGEAVEALHTLVEKHPDSELYAEAQFRIAENAFTRGDYLSAEDAYTEVLLTPTSDRFYEKSLFKRGWTRYKQELYREAVDDYLQALTFHGFSPEKQLDTTEKELFDEYFRAIGLVFAHLNGAESLTDYFSDKPNFPYLYHTYKVVADIYVGQQRYSDAATTLDQFISAHSYSASLPDAYLEIVSIWRRGNFIDQLHAEVEEIYQKLGPNAEYWREHNNEATLERTSSALRAYITELALFHHGEYQKKPTTKNFEKSQLWYQRYLESYAKFAKQDKIRARYGDLLSAAGRNEAALAQYSIAAFDGDLVLDKKSAYAAIAITNELYKSANGYAKTTWMKDHLDYVQRYVTLYPTDTESLGLVTNATALCFAEKQYEKAIEISDLISLPASAKQSFNILNTRARSYLNTNQFSEAEAAFTDTLALEGITSSQRAKLESSIALSIYRQAENARDTGDTALAQNLFNRVSDTIPGSELAPTALYDAASLALKDKSWQAAIFFLEKLQSNYPRQKYAKETSRQLSVAYLNAKQTDKAASQFEALANSDDTNEVKMTALWQAAQLYDEKKNTAGAIRSYRDYAHNYREPYPQNIEAMYRLTQLYEEQNEPQKRYYWQNKIRARDKRVSSTKKTERTVFIASTTVLDLALQKQAEFSKIRLQEPLAVNLKKKKSAMQEAINLFGQASGYNVTEITTQATYNIGEIYREFSQSLLTSERPKNLDAAELEQYIILLEDQAFPFEEKSIEFYETNLSRVKSGVYDQWIEESHKKLIELFPARFNKSPKLESSFDD; from the coding sequence ATGACAAAACATCATCCTTACGCGGTACTCTTTATCTCTCTGATATCCCTCATAGGGATGTCAGGCTGTACGACAAATTCGCAAAACGCGACAGTTGGTGATATTGACATCAGTGGCAGTCACGCCAACCAAGTTGAGGTATTCGTAAAACCCAAATCGGATGCTGAGATCAAAGAAGCTTATTACAATTACGTTAGAAATGCTGCGAAAGCGGACAGTTCCCGCCAGGCTGCGATAAACCGCATTGCTGCACTGGAGCTGGAGCTAACGAATAAGCTCCTGGAAAAATCCAGTAGTAGCGACGAAGCCTTGGCAGACCAAGTGTACTTACAATCTCTGGAGAAGGCCGCTAACCTACTTTCCACCTCCCTACACGACTTTCCAGATGCGCCAAATAATGACAATACACTTTACCAGTATGCGCGCACACTGGATCAACTCGGGCGTGGTGGCGAAGCCGTCGAAGCCTTACACACACTGGTTGAAAAGCACCCGGATTCTGAATTATACGCAGAAGCTCAATTTCGAATCGCCGAAAATGCATTTACCCGCGGTGATTACTTGAGTGCCGAAGACGCCTATACCGAAGTTCTACTCACACCAACAAGCGACAGGTTCTACGAGAAGTCACTGTTTAAACGAGGCTGGACCAGATACAAGCAAGAACTGTATCGCGAAGCTGTGGACGACTATCTTCAGGCCCTAACCTTCCATGGGTTTTCACCGGAGAAACAGCTAGACACGACGGAGAAAGAGCTATTTGACGAATACTTTCGCGCGATCGGCTTAGTATTCGCCCATTTAAACGGAGCGGAAAGCCTGACTGACTACTTTTCGGACAAGCCAAATTTTCCGTATTTGTATCACACGTACAAAGTGGTTGCCGATATCTATGTCGGGCAACAGCGCTACAGCGATGCGGCGACGACACTGGATCAATTTATCTCAGCTCATTCTTACTCGGCCTCATTGCCTGACGCATACTTGGAAATTGTCTCTATTTGGCGGCGTGGTAACTTTATCGATCAACTACATGCTGAGGTTGAGGAAATTTATCAAAAATTGGGTCCAAATGCCGAATACTGGCGCGAACACAATAACGAAGCGACATTAGAGCGAACGTCAAGTGCGCTTCGTGCTTATATCACTGAGCTAGCTTTATTCCACCATGGTGAGTATCAAAAAAAACCTACCACCAAAAATTTTGAGAAGAGCCAGCTCTGGTATCAACGCTATCTTGAGAGCTACGCCAAGTTTGCAAAACAAGACAAAATACGCGCTCGCTACGGAGACCTGCTATCCGCAGCCGGTCGTAATGAGGCAGCGCTCGCCCAATATTCCATCGCGGCATTTGATGGCGACCTGGTCTTGGACAAAAAATCGGCTTATGCCGCTATCGCGATTACGAATGAGCTATACAAAAGCGCCAACGGATATGCAAAAACGACTTGGATGAAAGATCATCTTGACTACGTGCAACGATACGTAACGCTTTACCCTACGGACACGGAGTCCTTGGGCTTAGTCACCAATGCTACAGCGCTGTGCTTTGCCGAAAAGCAATACGAAAAAGCGATAGAAATTTCCGATTTAATTTCGCTTCCCGCTAGTGCGAAACAGTCTTTCAACATTTTGAACACACGCGCCAGATCGTACCTCAACACAAACCAATTTAGCGAAGCTGAAGCTGCATTTACAGACACCCTGGCACTCGAAGGGATCACTTCATCACAACGGGCGAAGCTGGAAAGCAGCATCGCTCTTTCGATATACCGGCAGGCGGAAAATGCACGAGACACCGGAGACACGGCTCTAGCGCAAAATTTATTTAACAGGGTTAGCGACACGATACCTGGATCAGAACTCGCTCCTACTGCGTTGTACGATGCAGCCAGCCTTGCGCTTAAAGACAAATCGTGGCAAGCAGCCATTTTTTTCCTGGAGAAATTGCAGAGTAATTACCCTCGCCAAAAATATGCAAAGGAGACCTCCAGACAACTCTCAGTCGCCTATTTAAATGCCAAGCAAACAGACAAAGCCGCCTCCCAGTTCGAAGCACTTGCAAATTCTGATGACACCAATGAAGTAAAAATGACAGCACTTTGGCAAGCAGCGCAACTATATGATGAGAAAAAAAATACCGCGGGCGCAATCAGAAGCTATAGAGATTACGCCCACAATTATCGTGAACCTTATCCGCAAAATATTGAAGCGATGTACCGACTCACACAACTCTATGAAGAGCAAAATGAGCCGCAAAAACGGTATTACTGGCAAAATAAAATTCGCGCGCGCGACAAGCGGGTGAGTTCTACAAAAAAAACAGAACGCACGGTATTTATTGCATCTACTACAGTGCTGGACTTGGCTTTGCAAAAACAGGCGGAATTTTCAAAAATTCGCCTGCAGGAGCCGCTTGCCGTCAATCTTAAAAAGAAGAAATCTGCCATGCAGGAGGCCATAAATCTATTCGGGCAAGCCTCCGGTTATAATGTTACCGAAATAACCACGCAGGCCACGTACAACATTGGGGAAATTTACCGCGAATTCAGCCAATCGCTGTTAACGTCAGAACGCCCCAAAAATCTCGATGCAGCTGAACTAGAGCAATACATCATTTTGCTTGAAGATCAGGCTTTTCCATTCGAAGAGAAGTCTATTGAATTTTACGAGACAAATCTTTCGCGCGTCAAAAGCGGTGTCTACGATCAGTGGATTGAAGAAAGCCATAAAAAACTGATTGAGTTATTCCCCGCACGATTCAATAAATCCCCCAAACTGGAATCCAGCTTCGATGATTAA
- the tssF gene encoding type VI secretion system baseplate subunit TssF, whose product MSDELLPYYEKELAFIRQMGAEFSRENPKIAGRLGINADTIEDPHVSRLIEAFAYLNARTQHKLDDDFPELTDALLNVMFPHYLRPIPSMSIVTFEPDEDQLDSKYTVDRNTELETEYFQGENCRFTTAYPVDMYPLKITSANLIGRPFLTPGAEKMASCAGVLKISLETFNNDINIQEIGLDKLRLYLRGQPQHVHPLYRMLLKECQKIALGGCTDELHPTFMESSHIQAVGFGEDEGLLPYPPNSFLGYRLLTEYFAFAEKFMFIDICNLGEHLPASAQNQLDIYLYLTNSEVELEHNINIDTFVLGATPIINTFKHKCDPIKLNHNHAEYLLLADSRRPKGYEIQAVDEVIASTSSGEKAPFLPFYGIKHEHKDPTEHAYWYATRRPARSGFAERDDGTDVYISLVDLEFNPNIPDDRTLTISAICSNRDLPRKLPFGVDQPRLQCAHSSPPTKAIRCLLRPTATIRPPLRDGARWRLLSHLNLNHLSLIGGSKATEALKEILRLYDFTETSVSRALVDSIMQVNAHAISAPLPINGHTTMCRGVEIEITLDNALLTGSSSYLYASVLEHFFAAYCSVNSFTRVLVKLKNREDYLKKCPPRAGQKVFL is encoded by the coding sequence ATGTCTGATGAATTGTTGCCCTACTATGAAAAAGAACTCGCTTTCATTCGCCAAATGGGGGCCGAGTTTTCACGTGAAAACCCAAAAATTGCGGGGCGCTTGGGCATTAATGCGGATACCATTGAAGACCCACATGTATCACGATTAATCGAAGCATTTGCCTACCTTAATGCGCGCACCCAACACAAGCTTGACGACGACTTTCCTGAACTAACTGACGCTCTTCTCAATGTGATGTTTCCTCACTACCTGCGTCCGATTCCTTCCATGTCGATTGTCACCTTCGAGCCGGACGAAGATCAGTTAGATAGCAAATATACGGTAGATCGAAACACCGAGTTAGAGACAGAATATTTTCAGGGCGAAAACTGTCGGTTCACCACTGCATATCCGGTGGATATGTACCCCCTTAAAATTACCTCAGCAAATCTTATTGGCAGACCATTTTTGACTCCCGGCGCTGAAAAAATGGCAAGCTGTGCAGGCGTACTAAAAATCAGCCTGGAAACGTTTAATAATGACATTAATATCCAAGAGATTGGGCTCGACAAATTGCGTCTCTATCTGCGAGGCCAGCCGCAGCATGTTCATCCGCTCTACCGAATGCTGCTAAAAGAATGTCAGAAAATCGCACTGGGGGGTTGCACTGATGAGCTTCACCCGACGTTTATGGAAAGCAGCCACATCCAAGCCGTAGGATTTGGGGAAGATGAAGGACTATTGCCATACCCACCTAATTCTTTCCTGGGCTACCGGCTATTGACGGAATATTTTGCATTTGCCGAAAAATTTATGTTCATCGATATATGTAATCTTGGTGAACACCTGCCGGCTTCTGCCCAGAATCAGCTGGATATTTATTTGTACCTCACCAATAGCGAAGTCGAGCTTGAACACAATATTAACATCGACACTTTCGTACTTGGTGCGACGCCGATCATAAACACGTTTAAGCACAAATGCGATCCAATAAAGCTCAACCACAACCATGCGGAATACCTATTACTGGCGGATTCACGGCGCCCGAAAGGCTATGAAATACAAGCGGTGGACGAAGTAATCGCCTCCACTTCGAGCGGCGAAAAGGCTCCATTTCTGCCTTTTTACGGAATCAAGCATGAACATAAAGACCCGACGGAACATGCCTATTGGTATGCCACACGCCGACCCGCGAGATCAGGTTTTGCCGAAAGAGATGACGGTACAGATGTTTACATAAGCCTGGTGGATCTGGAATTTAACCCCAACATCCCGGACGACAGAACACTTACGATAAGTGCGATCTGTAGCAACCGGGACCTACCGCGAAAATTGCCGTTCGGCGTAGACCAACCTCGTCTGCAATGCGCACATAGCTCACCACCCACTAAGGCCATACGCTGCTTGTTACGCCCAACGGCAACTATCCGACCACCACTTCGAGATGGTGCCCGTTGGCGATTACTATCACATTTAAATTTAAATCACTTATCGTTAATTGGCGGATCAAAAGCGACAGAGGCTTTAAAAGAGATTTTAAGACTATACGACTTCACAGAAACGTCAGTGTCACGCGCGTTGGTTGATTCAATCATGCAAGTCAATGCTCATGCGATCAGCGCGCCACTGCCTATCAACGGACATACCACTATGTGCCGAGGCGTTGAAATTGAAATTACCTTGGACAACGCGCTACTTACGGGCAGCAGCTCCTACCTCTACGCAAGTGTGCTGGAGCACTTTTTCGCCGCGTACTGCTCAGTTAACTCGTTTACGCGCGTGCTAGTTAAATTGAAAAACCGAGAAGATTACCTAAAAAAATGCCCACCAAGAGCAGGTCAAAAAGTCTTTCTGTAA